A section of the Desulfuromonas sp. genome encodes:
- the larB gene encoding nickel pincer cofactor biosynthesis protein LarB: protein MDPTELKKLLSALREGQLSVEEGVERLRTLPFEDVGVALIDHHRELRQGIPEVILGQGKTLGQILTIVTKMAEQGSNILITRLDREKGDALLARFPAGEYHPEARAFALAQKPVKVRGKGKVVVVCAGTSDLPVAREAAVTAKILGNDVEEIVDVGVAGIHRLLARAERLREAAVVIVVAGMEGALPSVVGGMVAVPVIAVPTSVGYGAAFGGVAALLGMLNSCASGVTVVNIDNGFGAAFAATRINRLGER, encoded by the coding sequence ATGGATCCGACCGAGCTGAAAAAACTGCTTTCCGCCCTCCGCGAGGGTCAGCTCTCCGTGGAGGAGGGTGTGGAGAGGCTGCGCACCCTGCCCTTCGAGGACGTCGGGGTGGCCCTCATCGACCACCACCGCGAACTGCGCCAGGGGATTCCCGAAGTGATCCTGGGCCAGGGAAAAACCCTCGGGCAGATTCTGACCATCGTGACCAAAATGGCCGAGCAGGGCAGCAACATCCTGATCACCCGCCTCGACCGCGAGAAGGGCGATGCCCTTCTCGCGCGGTTCCCGGCAGGGGAGTACCACCCCGAGGCGCGCGCCTTCGCCCTGGCGCAGAAGCCGGTGAAGGTCCGCGGCAAGGGCAAGGTGGTCGTGGTCTGCGCCGGCACCTCGGACCTGCCGGTGGCCCGCGAGGCGGCGGTCACAGCAAAGATACTCGGAAACGATGTGGAGGAGATCGTGGACGTCGGCGTGGCCGGCATCCACCGACTGCTGGCCCGGGCCGAGCGACTGCGGGAGGCCGCGGTGGTCATCGTCGTCGCAGGGATGGAAGGGGCCCTGCCCTCGGTGGTCGGGGGGATGGTGGCCGTGCCGGTCATCGCCGTGCCCACCTCGGTAGGCTACGGCGCCGCCTTCGGCGGGGTGGCGGCCCTGCTCGGGATGCTCAACTCCTGCGCCAGCGGAGTCACCGTGGTCAACATCGACAACGGCTTCGGCGCCGCCTTCGCCGCCACCCGCATCAACCGCCTGGGGGAGCGATGA
- a CDS encoding DUF748 domain-containing protein: MREERKGEKPAVQETGGGQPWDYRVGRIAGGGWQIAFRDELPGGKPAFNLSGLEFALENLAGPRPAESPFRLAATYGRRGGVELSGQAVLAEPKVKGTIRLKGLPLPDFAPYLPEKVRAELAGGLLYATLELDVLAGGKELQATFGGDLMVRDFLLLDGRRRADLLRFGTLQIDGVRGTAAPFSLEVATVALSDYAAKVAIDEEGRVNLQDIVAAGEEPAQETPPGEEAAAGPPPEISIGAITLQGGTVDFSDRQVRPSFATTMVNLGGRVSGLSSAPGTLAEVDLRGNLENQAPLSITGRIHPLGEPFFLDLKVSFHGIELTPTTPYSGTFLGYTIDKGKLDLDLAYRVEEKNLEARNKVFLDQFTLGGRVKSEKATGLPVKLAVALLKDRRGEIRLDLPVTGRTDDPKFSIFSVVLKILKNLLVKAATSPLALLQVAFGGGDSDFSSVVFPPGSSNLTPPEEEKLRRLATAFQDRPALRLEVKGFFDPERDPEGYRRNLLEQKMRQEKFLHLVKEKQNLPGQTAADLEIAPEERSGYLEAVYKKADFPKPRGFFGIAKKLPDAEMEKLILASTPVGPDEMAQVARSRAVRVMNFLVAEGGLPKERLFLTRPPDAAAPPKTKGADRSRVELGVSAK, encoded by the coding sequence CTGCGGGAAGAGCGCAAAGGGGAAAAACCGGCGGTTCAAGAGACCGGGGGCGGCCAGCCCTGGGACTACCGGGTCGGCCGGATCGCAGGAGGCGGCTGGCAGATCGCCTTTCGCGACGAGCTCCCCGGGGGGAAACCGGCCTTCAACCTCTCCGGCCTCGAGTTCGCCCTGGAAAACCTTGCCGGGCCACGGCCGGCCGAAAGCCCCTTCCGCTTGGCAGCGACCTACGGCCGCCGCGGGGGCGTCGAACTTTCCGGCCAGGCCGTCCTTGCCGAACCGAAGGTCAAGGGAACGATCCGGCTGAAGGGCCTCCCCCTGCCGGACTTTGCCCCCTATCTGCCGGAGAAGGTGCGGGCCGAGCTGGCCGGAGGCCTGCTCTACGCGACCCTGGAGCTCGACGTCCTGGCCGGCGGGAAGGAACTGCAGGCGACCTTCGGGGGGGATCTTATGGTCCGCGACTTCCTCCTCCTCGACGGCCGCAGGAGGGCCGACCTGCTGCGTTTCGGCACCCTGCAGATCGACGGCGTCCGGGGCACAGCGGCCCCCTTCTCCCTGGAGGTCGCCACCGTAGCCCTCAGCGACTACGCCGCCAAGGTCGCCATCGACGAGGAGGGGCGCGTCAACCTGCAGGACATCGTCGCCGCCGGGGAAGAGCCTGCGCAGGAGACGCCGCCAGGCGAAGAGGCGGCGGCCGGGCCGCCGCCCGAGATCAGCATCGGGGCGATCACCCTGCAGGGAGGCACCGTCGACTTCTCCGACCGCCAGGTTCGCCCCTCCTTCGCCACCACCATGGTCAACCTCGGCGGGAGGGTCAGCGGCCTCAGTTCTGCCCCGGGCACCCTGGCCGAGGTCGACCTGCGTGGCAACTTGGAGAACCAGGCCCCCCTGAGCATCACCGGCCGGATCCACCCCCTCGGAGAGCCGTTCTTCCTCGACCTGAAAGTGAGCTTTCACGGCATCGAACTCACCCCGACGACCCCCTACTCGGGGACCTTCCTCGGCTACACCATCGACAAGGGCAAACTGGACCTGGACCTCGCCTACCGGGTCGAGGAGAAAAACCTCGAGGCGCGCAACAAGGTTTTCCTCGACCAGTTCACCCTCGGAGGGCGGGTGAAGAGCGAGAAGGCAACGGGCCTGCCGGTGAAACTGGCCGTGGCCCTGCTCAAGGACCGCAGGGGAGAGATCCGCCTCGACCTGCCGGTGACCGGGCGCACCGACGACCCCAAATTCAGCATCTTCTCAGTGGTGCTGAAAATCCTCAAAAACCTGCTCGTCAAGGCCGCTACGTCTCCACTCGCCCTGCTGCAGGTCGCTTTCGGCGGCGGGGACTCGGACTTCAGTTCGGTCGTCTTTCCCCCCGGGAGTTCCAACCTCACGCCGCCCGAGGAGGAAAAGCTGCGCCGGTTGGCCACCGCCTTTCAGGACCGTCCAGCCCTGCGCCTGGAGGTCAAGGGTTTCTTCGACCCCGAACGCGACCCCGAAGGATACCGGCGCAACCTCCTGGAGCAGAAAATGCGGCAGGAAAAATTCCTGCACCTGGTGAAGGAGAAGCAGAACCTGCCCGGGCAGACCGCCGCCGACCTCGAGATCGCGCCGGAGGAGCGCTCCGGCTACCTGGAGGCGGTCTACAAGAAGGCCGACTTTCCCAAGCCGCGCGGCTTTTTCGGCATCGCCAAAAAACTCCCCGACGCCGAGATGGAGAAGCTGATCCTCGCCAGCACTCCCGTCGGCCCGGACGAAATGGCCCAGGTTGCCCGCTCCCGGGCGGTGCGGGTGATGAACTTTCTCGTCGCCGAGGGGGGGCTGCCGAAAGAGAGACTGTTCCTGACCCGCCCCCCTGACGCCGCCGCGCCGCCGAAGACGAAGGGTGCCGACCGCAGCCGGGTGGAGCTCGGGGTGTCGGCGAAGTAG
- a CDS encoding DUF748 domain-containing protein yields the protein MKIVKWFGGGLLILAVLVLGFAAFGLPSLVKTQASAWVKENTGRELVIERLAVNPLRLSVEADGVRLSEAQSEEVFVSLEHLRVNLSAKSLLQRALILSEVLLDGPSVQVVRLREKVFNFSDLLPPPGPEEDQTAKEAGEPFRFSVNNLQVTGGAVTYLDRTLSPEKRHTVRRLSLAVPFFGNVPYLAERYITPAFSAMINDSPVAFGGRMKPFAQKVEVAVNVDLQDLNLPFYLAHLPVELPVKLKSGRLATDFEVVYRVTETERPELEIEGTATFTGLSALDRTGQKLVFLPFIQIPVKPSRVLERELHMGEVAVYDLEVYVARDDAGSWNFARLTVPEQDAAAVADKGEAPPPFLATMKGLRLREGRLFFADAQPSGGFATKARELTLDVGPLATAGGEKTPFALSLETERGESAKATGDFSLQPVSLTASTEIRGVPLAAYYPYMEALLSAPVAGTAEVRANLAFDGESGLRVSAGQLEARNVSVPFGPDEGFALARLAVDGAAIAAADNRVAVETVSLEGGDLRFSRSPEGEL from the coding sequence ATGAAAATCGTGAAATGGTTCGGGGGTGGGCTGCTGATACTGGCGGTCCTGGTCCTCGGCTTTGCCGCCTTCGGGCTCCCATCCCTGGTCAAGACCCAGGCTTCCGCCTGGGTCAAGGAGAACACCGGCCGCGAACTGGTCATCGAGCGGCTCGCCGTCAACCCCCTGCGCCTGTCCGTCGAGGCGGACGGGGTGCGCCTTTCCGAAGCCCAGAGCGAGGAGGTCTTCGTCTCCCTGGAGCACCTGCGGGTCAACCTCAGCGCCAAGTCCCTCCTTCAACGCGCCCTGATCCTCAGCGAAGTCCTCCTCGACGGCCCCTCCGTACAGGTCGTCCGCCTGCGGGAAAAGGTCTTCAATTTTTCCGACCTCCTCCCCCCGCCCGGCCCGGAGGAGGACCAGACGGCGAAGGAAGCCGGAGAGCCCTTCCGCTTCTCGGTCAACAACCTGCAGGTCACTGGCGGTGCCGTCACCTACCTCGACCGCACCCTTTCTCCGGAAAAGCGCCACACCGTGCGCAGGCTCAGCCTGGCCGTCCCGTTCTTCGGCAATGTCCCCTATCTCGCCGAGCGATACATCACCCCGGCCTTCAGCGCGATGATCAACGATTCCCCCGTCGCCTTCGGGGGGCGCATGAAGCCCTTTGCGCAAAAGGTGGAAGTCGCGGTGAACGTCGACCTGCAGGACCTCAACCTCCCCTTCTACCTGGCCCACCTCCCGGTGGAATTGCCGGTGAAGCTCAAATCGGGGCGACTGGCCACGGATTTTGAAGTGGTCTACCGGGTCACCGAAACCGAGAGGCCGGAGTTGGAAATCGAGGGAACGGCGACCTTCACCGGCCTGTCGGCTCTCGACCGCACCGGCCAGAAACTGGTTTTCCTGCCCTTTATCCAGATTCCCGTCAAACCCTCCCGGGTGCTGGAAAGGGAACTGCACATGGGAGAGGTGGCCGTCTACGACCTGGAGGTCTACGTCGCCCGCGACGACGCCGGCTCTTGGAACTTCGCCCGTCTGACCGTCCCGGAACAGGACGCGGCGGCCGTCGCCGACAAAGGGGAAGCCCCCCCGCCTTTCCTGGCCACCATGAAAGGGCTGCGCCTTCGCGAGGGCCGACTCTTCTTCGCAGACGCCCAGCCTTCGGGCGGATTCGCCACCAAAGCCCGGGAACTGACCCTGGACGTGGGCCCCCTCGCCACCGCCGGCGGGGAGAAGACACCCTTCGCCCTCTCCCTGGAAACCGAGCGGGGAGAGTCGGCCAAGGCCACCGGGGACTTCTCGCTGCAGCCCGTGTCCCTGACCGCCTCGACCGAGATCCGGGGCGTGCCCCTGGCCGCCTACTACCCCTACATGGAGGCCCTCCTTTCCGCACCGGTGGCAGGGACGGCCGAGGTCCGGGCGAACCTGGCCTTTGACGGCGAAAGCGGGCTAAGGGTGTCGGCCGGGCAACTGGAGGCACGGAACGTCTCGGTCCCCTTCGGCCCGGATGAGGGTTTCGCCCTGGCGCGCCTCGCCGTCGACGGCGCCGCCATCGCCGCCGCGGACAACCGTGTAGCGGTGGAGACCGTCTCCCTGGAAGGAGGGGACCTGCGCTTCTCCCGCAGCCCCGAAGGAGAACTCTAG
- a CDS encoding phosphatidylglycerophosphatase A, which translates to MRRFALFLSSNAGLGYFPKAPGTVGTLAGIPAFYLLAAFPAPLYALTWIALLFLAVWAAGEAGRAYGVVDDGRIVIDELVGYLATVAFLPFSWPAALLGFAFFRFFDITKIPPAAWFDRNLKNGFGVVLDDVVAGVYGAVALRLCLAFLN; encoded by the coding sequence ATGCGCCGCTTCGCCCTTTTTCTGTCCAGCAACGCCGGGCTCGGCTACTTCCCCAAAGCCCCGGGAACCGTCGGCACCCTCGCGGGGATTCCCGCCTTCTACCTGCTGGCCGCCTTTCCCGCCCCCCTCTATGCCCTGACCTGGATCGCCCTGCTGTTCCTGGCCGTCTGGGCCGCAGGCGAGGCGGGAAGAGCCTACGGTGTGGTGGACGACGGGCGCATCGTCATCGACGAGTTGGTGGGATACCTGGCGACGGTGGCCTTCCTCCCCTTCTCCTGGCCGGCGGCCCTGCTCGGGTTCGCTTTTTTCCGCTTTTTCGACATCACCAAGATCCCCCCGGCTGCCTGGTTCGACCGAAACCTCAAGAACGGCTTCGGGGTGGTCCTCGACGACGTGGTGGCCGGGGTTTACGGGGCCGTCGCCCTGCGGCTGTGCCTGGCCTTCTTGAACTGA
- a CDS encoding DUF4389 domain-containing protein yields the protein MTADNETPETPEAPEQQDTTGTEEAPAAEESVSEERMEGGEDGLPTRMKILLRLLYTVLFLVVFEILRLVVQIVVVVQYVILFITRKPSEPLRGFGNKVAAYTYRLLRYITLSESVPPYPLSAFPTEPDPLEEEARFE from the coding sequence ATGACGGCCGACAATGAAACACCCGAGACTCCAGAAGCCCCCGAACAACAGGACACGACCGGAACGGAAGAGGCCCCCGCGGCCGAAGAGAGCGTCTCGGAAGAGCGCATGGAAGGCGGGGAGGATGGATTGCCGACACGCATGAAAATCTTGTTGCGCCTGCTCTACACGGTGCTCTTTCTGGTGGTCTTCGAAATCCTGCGACTCGTGGTGCAGATCGTGGTCGTGGTCCAGTACGTCATCCTCTTCATTACCCGCAAGCCGAGCGAACCGCTCCGGGGGTTCGGCAACAAGGTGGCGGCCTACACCTACCGCCTGCTGCGCTACATCACACTGAGCGAGAGCGTCCCTCCCTACCCCCTTTCCGCCTTCCCGACCGAGCCCGACCCCCTCGAGGAGGAAGCCCGCTTCGAGTAA
- the larC gene encoding nickel pincer cofactor biosynthesis protein LarC gives MNLLYLDTFSGISGDMVLGLLVDLGADLSAIEAQLRKLPVSGYRIDCRRELRTGITGSRVEVLCEEQEHHRTWADIDAMLAGSALAPPERELARRIFRRIGEAEAKVHGVPLERVHFHEVGALDSIVDVVGAAVGLYLLGAPKVVCSPLPLSRGRVRTAHGEFPLPAPATVEILRGCPVVDGDSNFELVTPTGAAIAAEFASFGPIPAMTVERVGYGVGGRHLEDRPNLLRGILAAETDWPEAERDRVAVLESHLDDANPEWLGDLLERLLGAGALDAGFTALQMKKNRPGVKVTVVAPPEKAARLSRLLLRESSASGVRVHESARFKLGRKAATVATALGQASVKLLYDGEELLRITPEYEDCRRLAEGSGRPLPEVYRLVERAAQDLFQNG, from the coding sequence ATGAACCTCCTCTACCTCGACACCTTCTCCGGCATCTCCGGGGACATGGTCCTCGGCCTGCTGGTCGATCTCGGAGCGGACCTCTCCGCCATCGAGGCACAGCTGCGGAAGCTGCCGGTCTCCGGCTACCGCATCGACTGCCGGCGCGAGCTGCGCACCGGCATCACGGGAAGCCGGGTAGAGGTCCTCTGCGAGGAGCAGGAGCACCACCGCACCTGGGCGGACATCGACGCCATGCTCGCCGGCAGCGCCCTGGCCCCCCCCGAAAGGGAGCTGGCCCGGCGCATCTTCCGCCGCATCGGCGAGGCCGAGGCAAAAGTTCACGGCGTCCCCCTGGAACGGGTGCACTTCCACGAGGTGGGGGCGCTCGACTCCATCGTCGACGTGGTAGGAGCGGCCGTCGGCCTGTACCTGCTCGGCGCGCCGAAGGTGGTCTGTTCTCCCCTGCCCCTCTCCCGGGGCCGGGTGCGCACCGCCCACGGAGAGTTCCCCCTGCCCGCCCCGGCAACGGTGGAGATCCTGCGGGGCTGCCCGGTCGTGGACGGGGATTCGAATTTCGAGCTTGTCACCCCCACGGGCGCGGCCATCGCCGCCGAGTTCGCCTCCTTCGGACCGATCCCCGCGATGACCGTCGAGCGTGTCGGCTACGGGGTCGGCGGCCGCCACCTGGAGGACCGCCCCAACCTGCTGAGGGGCATACTCGCCGCGGAGACGGACTGGCCGGAAGCGGAACGAGACCGGGTGGCGGTTCTGGAGAGCCACCTCGACGACGCCAACCCCGAATGGCTCGGCGACCTCCTGGAGCGCCTGCTGGGCGCCGGGGCCCTCGATGCCGGCTTCACGGCCCTGCAGATGAAGAAAAACCGGCCCGGGGTGAAGGTCACGGTGGTCGCCCCGCCGGAAAAGGCCGCCCGCCTTTCCCGGCTGCTGCTGAGGGAAAGCAGCGCCAGCGGAGTGCGTGTCCACGAGAGCGCAAGGTTCAAGCTCGGACGCAAGGCGGCGACGGTCGCCACCGCCCTGGGTCAGGCGTCGGTCAAGCTCCTCTACGACGGGGAAGAACTGTTGCGCATCACCCCCGAGTACGAGGACTGCCGCCGTCTCGCCGAGGGGAGCGGCCGCCCCCTGCCGGAGGTCTACCGCCTGGTGGAGCGGGCGGCGCAGGACCTCTTTCAAAACGGCTGA
- a CDS encoding cation:proton antiporter, which translates to MSTPATILTSIGLILLLGLATDALGRFSRLPRVTLLLVLGFIIGPGGFDVIPGMGQVWFPVVTDMALVMVGFLLGGQLTMPSLREHGREVMWLSVAALVGTSVFMSLGMLLAGVPMEIALLLAGIATATAPAATADVVRETRADGPFTRVLLGIVAIDDAWGLILFSLMLAAAGLVTGQGDVFSALGSGALDVGGALLLGLALGIPSAYLSGRIRPGEPTLLEALGAVLLCGGLALWLEVSYLLAALVFGATVANLARHHERPFHAIEGIEQPFLVLFFILAGASFHLESLRGIGSIGVLYIGLRILGRFAGTRVGGRLGRLPGAQRRWMGLALMPQAGVALGMALVAAERYPEIGHTILPVVIGTTVFFELFGPVCTRVALCKVGEAGRTPSP; encoded by the coding sequence ATGAGCACCCCGGCGACCATCCTCACATCAATCGGCCTCATCCTGCTCCTCGGCCTGGCCACCGACGCCCTGGGCAGGTTCAGCCGCCTGCCGCGGGTCACCCTGCTTCTCGTCCTCGGCTTTATCATCGGCCCGGGCGGCTTCGACGTGATCCCCGGCATGGGACAGGTCTGGTTCCCGGTCGTGACCGACATGGCCCTGGTCATGGTCGGATTCCTCCTCGGGGGTCAACTGACCATGCCCTCCCTGAGAGAGCACGGCCGGGAGGTCATGTGGCTCTCGGTGGCCGCCCTCGTAGGGACCTCCGTGTTCATGTCCCTCGGCATGCTTCTGGCGGGGGTCCCGATGGAGATCGCCCTGCTGCTGGCCGGAATCGCCACCGCAACCGCCCCGGCAGCGACAGCCGACGTGGTCCGCGAGACCCGGGCCGACGGCCCCTTCACCCGGGTGCTCCTCGGCATCGTCGCCATCGACGACGCCTGGGGACTCATCCTCTTCAGCCTCATGCTGGCCGCGGCCGGACTTGTCACCGGGCAGGGCGATGTCTTTTCGGCCCTGGGGAGCGGGGCCCTCGATGTCGGCGGCGCTTTGCTTCTCGGACTGGCCCTGGGCATCCCGAGCGCCTACCTCTCGGGACGCATCCGGCCGGGGGAGCCGACCCTGCTGGAGGCGCTTGGAGCGGTCCTGCTCTGCGGCGGGCTGGCCCTGTGGCTGGAGGTCTCCTACCTCCTTGCCGCCCTGGTTTTCGGCGCCACCGTCGCCAACCTGGCGCGGCATCACGAGCGCCCCTTTCACGCCATCGAGGGAATCGAGCAGCCCTTCCTGGTCCTCTTCTTCATCCTCGCCGGCGCCTCCTTCCACCTGGAAAGTCTCCGGGGAATCGGCTCCATCGGCGTCCTCTATATCGGGCTGCGCATCCTCGGCCGCTTCGCCGGCACCCGCGTGGGAGGACGACTGGGAAGGCTTCCGGGAGCCCAACGCCGCTGGATGGGGCTGGCCCTGATGCCCCAGGCCGGGGTCGCTCTCGGCATGGCCCTCGTGGCCGCGGAACGCTACCCGGAGATCGGCCACACCATCCTGCCGGTCGTCATCGGGACCACGGTCTTTTTCGAACTGTTCGGCCCGGTCTGCACCCGGGTCGCCCTCTGCAAGGTCGGCGAGGCCGGCCGGACCCCGTCGCCCTGA
- a CDS encoding polyphosphate kinase 2 family protein, with translation MFEAVSSPYLVPFDGAFRIKKAPTAPPPKAPGKKACKEGLQDLVDQLDELQRLLYAHDNHALLLVFQAMDAAGKDSTIRAVMSGVNPAGCQVFSFKQPSTEELDHDFLWRTVRCLPERGRIGIFNRSYYEEVLVVRVHPEYLGAQKLPDRNPTETFWQERCASIGDHERHLALNGTVVVKFWLNVSEEEQRRRFLSRLDEPHKHWKFAPADVEERRHWKAYMDAYEAVLNATSRPWAPWYAIPADDKPFMRLCVAEIVVQTLKSLGLAYPKIGKRQRDRFETMRLELEKEG, from the coding sequence ATGTTCGAGGCCGTGTCCAGTCCCTACCTGGTTCCCTTCGACGGCGCCTTTCGGATCAAAAAGGCTCCCACCGCGCCGCCGCCCAAGGCTCCGGGCAAAAAAGCCTGCAAGGAAGGCCTGCAGGACCTCGTTGATCAACTGGACGAACTGCAGCGCCTCCTCTACGCCCACGACAACCACGCCCTGCTCCTCGTCTTCCAGGCCATGGACGCCGCCGGCAAGGACAGCACCATCCGCGCGGTGATGAGCGGGGTCAACCCGGCCGGGTGCCAGGTCTTCTCCTTCAAGCAGCCCTCGACGGAGGAACTGGACCACGACTTTCTCTGGCGAACGGTTCGCTGCCTGCCCGAAAGGGGCCGCATCGGCATCTTCAACCGCAGTTATTACGAAGAGGTGCTGGTCGTCCGCGTCCACCCCGAGTACCTCGGGGCCCAGAAGCTGCCCGACCGGAACCCCACCGAGACCTTCTGGCAGGAGCGCTGCGCCTCGATCGGCGACCACGAACGACACCTGGCCCTCAACGGCACGGTGGTGGTCAAGTTCTGGCTCAACGTCTCGGAAGAAGAGCAGCGACGACGCTTCCTCTCCCGCCTCGATGAACCCCACAAGCACTGGAAGTTCGCCCCCGCCGACGTGGAGGAGCGCCGTCACTGGAAGGCCTACATGGATGCGTATGAGGCTGTCCTCAACGCCACATCCCGTCCCTGGGCCCCCTGGTACGCCATTCCCGCCGACGACAAGCCCTTTATGCGCCTGTGCGTCGCCGAGATCGTGGTGCAAACCCTCAAGAGTCTGGGCCTCGCCTACCCGAAGATCGGCAAGAGGCAAAGGGACCGCTTCGAGACGATGCGCCTGGAGCTGGAGAAGGAGGGGTAG
- a CDS encoding ABC-ATPase domain-containing protein: MDRLRSLLQRVDGRGYKAYKDLQGTYRFPLFSLSIDHVQGDPFAAPSRLSIHVPAATALFPPELWNSDTRRIALEDYLGRATAAAIGRHVRGRRGIGKSGEFAISTSGQQVLRRNAVLVSAAGVEARLTVGLPAAGRTIRGRDAEEMLLQELPEVVQAALLWQSLDAAELERQVKSAEDQDFLRSWLAGQNLVAFVADGSALPRRSGIDDRPLPDGAVPFRAPESLARTAVLPNGGAVRGMGVPRGVTLIVGGGFHGKSTLLHALERGVYNHLPGDGRERVATDPTAVKIRAEDGRAIHQVNIGPFISNLPFGRDTERFSTENASGSTSQAANIMEALESGARVLLIDEDTSATNFMIRDGRMQRLVTKDKEPITPLLHRVRELSDAHDVSTVIVMGGSGDYLEVADTVIMLDSYEARDVTAEAREVAGEKRVVREVEGLSPLDVFAPRTPAPRSLDPSRGRRDVKIDARGRDTILFGEHVIDLSGVEQLVDSGQTRAIGLLIHHYARHFARQAPDLVAGLRLALHDVETKGLDVLPPWKSGDLALPRLHEVAAAINRIRTRR, translated from the coding sequence ATGGACAGACTCCGCTCCCTCCTCCAGCGCGTCGACGGCCGCGGCTACAAGGCCTACAAGGACCTTCAGGGGACCTACCGCTTCCCACTCTTTTCCCTCAGCATCGACCACGTCCAGGGCGACCCCTTCGCCGCCCCTTCGCGGCTTTCTATCCATGTCCCCGCCGCGACGGCCCTCTTCCCTCCTGAGCTATGGAACTCCGACACCCGCAGGATCGCCCTCGAGGACTATCTCGGCCGGGCGACGGCCGCAGCCATCGGACGACACGTGCGCGGCCGGCGGGGCATCGGCAAGAGCGGCGAGTTCGCCATCTCGACCAGCGGGCAACAGGTCCTGAGGCGCAACGCCGTCCTCGTCTCCGCAGCCGGTGTGGAGGCGCGCCTCACCGTCGGCCTGCCCGCCGCCGGCCGCACCATCCGCGGCCGGGACGCCGAAGAGATGCTGCTGCAAGAGCTTCCGGAGGTGGTGCAGGCCGCCCTCCTCTGGCAAAGCCTCGATGCGGCGGAACTGGAACGACAGGTGAAAAGCGCCGAGGACCAGGACTTCCTGCGGAGCTGGCTCGCCGGGCAAAACCTGGTCGCCTTTGTCGCCGACGGCTCGGCGCTGCCGCGCCGTTCGGGCATCGACGACCGGCCCCTGCCCGACGGCGCCGTTCCCTTTCGCGCCCCCGAGAGCCTGGCCCGCACCGCCGTCCTGCCCAACGGGGGAGCGGTCCGCGGCATGGGCGTCCCTCGGGGGGTCACCCTGATCGTCGGCGGCGGATTCCACGGCAAGTCGACCCTGCTCCACGCCCTGGAGCGGGGGGTTTACAACCACCTCCCCGGCGACGGCCGCGAACGGGTCGCCACCGACCCCACGGCGGTGAAGATCCGCGCCGAGGACGGCCGCGCCATCCACCAGGTCAACATCGGCCCCTTTATCAGCAACCTCCCCTTCGGCCGCGACACAGAGCGTTTCAGCACCGAAAACGCCAGCGGCTCCACCTCCCAGGCCGCGAACATCATGGAGGCCCTGGAGTCGGGCGCCAGGGTGCTGCTCATCGACGAGGACACCTCGGCCACCAACTTCATGATCCGGGACGGGCGCATGCAGCGCCTCGTCACCAAGGACAAGGAGCCGATCACCCCCCTGCTGCACCGGGTGCGCGAACTCAGCGATGCCCACGACGTCTCGACGGTCATCGTCATGGGCGGCTCGGGGGACTACCTCGAGGTCGCCGACACGGTGATCATGCTCGACAGCTACGAGGCCCGGGACGTCACCGCAGAGGCCCGCGAGGTCGCCGGCGAGAAGCGAGTCGTTCGCGAGGTCGAGGGGCTCTCCCCCCTCGACGTCTTCGCCCCCCGCACCCCCGCTCCACGCTCCCTCGACCCCTCCCGGGGGCGACGCGATGTCAAGATCGACGCCCGGGGCCGCGACACCATCCTCTTCGGCGAGCACGTCATCGACCTCTCCGGGGTCGAGCAGCTCGTCGACAGCGGCCAGACCCGCGCCATCGGCCTGCTCATCCACCATTACGCCCGCCATTTCGCCCGGCAGGCCCCCGACCTCGTCGCCGGCCTGCGACTGGCCCTGCATGACGTGGAGACGAAGGGCCTCGACGTCCTCCCCCCCTGGAAGAGCGGCGACCTCGCCCTGCCCCGCCTGCACGAAGTCGCGGCCGCGATCAACCGGATTCGGACCCGCAGGTAG